A section of the Alligator mississippiensis isolate rAllMis1 chromosome 8, rAllMis1, whole genome shotgun sequence genome encodes:
- the ABT1 gene encoding activator of basal transcription 1: MTSLVLLEMHRLMQPLGMQKKPWGRVKEEEEEVMDAEEPGGRVNADEEEEVTGATEELGGSARGTLAEEEPAEAEGPREVTLPQKKVVPGIIYLGHIPPRFRPRHVRTLLGAYGEVGRVFLQPEKRFVWQRKKNVAGTRAKNYTEGWVEFRDKRVAKLVASSLHNTPMGTRKRSRFHADLWNIKYLHRFRWPHLSEHLAWEHQAQAQRLRAEIAQAKRETGFYLRSVEKAQRPAPTPGSGPSPASSWGYCQRPTEPEIQQHRGPTPIPALLHSIFGTKDE, encoded by the exons atgacttccttagttttgcttgagatgcatcggttgatgcag CCCCTTGGAATGCAGAAGAAGCCGTGGGGCAGagtgaaggaagaggaggaggaggtgatggaTGCTGAAGAGCCAGGGGGCAGAGTAAAtgctgatgaggaggaggaggtgacagGTGCCACTGAAGAGCTGGGGGGCAGTGCAAGGGGTACCCTGGCCGAGGAGGAGCCAGCTGAGGCCGAAGGCCCAAGAGAGGTGACTCTCCCACAGAAGAAGGTGGTCCCCGGCATCATCTACCTGGGCCACATCCCTCCCCGCTTCCGCCCCCGGCATGTCCGCACCTTGCTGGGTGCCTACGGTGAGGTTGGCCGTGTCTTCCTGCAGCCTGAGA agcgtTTTGtgtggcagaggaagaagaatGTCGCAGGAACACGGGCCAAGAACTACACGGAGGGCTGGGTGGAGTTCCGGGACAAGCGGGTGGCCAAGCTCGTGGCCTCCAGTCTCCACAACACGCCTATGGGCACCCGGAAACGAAGCCGCTTCCATGCTGACCTCTGGAACATCAAG TACCTGCACCGCTTCCGCTGGCCCCACCTCAGCGAACACCTGGCCTGGGAGCACCAGGCTCAGGCCCAGCGCCTACGGGCTGAGATTGCTCAGGCCAAGAGGGAAACCGGCTTCTACCTGCGCAGTGTGGAGAAGGCCCAGCGCCCTGCCCCAACTCcgggctctggccccagccctgcttcttcctGGGGCTACTGCCAGCGCCCCACTGAGCCTGAAATCCAGCAGCACCGTGGCCCCACACCTATCCCTGCCCTCCTCCATAGCATTTTTGGGACCAAGGATGAGTAG